One genomic window of Bradyrhizobium sp. CCGE-LA001 includes the following:
- a CDS encoding acyl-CoA dehydrogenase family protein, which produces MDLNLSDEQKLLRESAERFVAGSYDAAHRRKMANDPLGFSPAVWKQFAELGWLALPLPEEFGGLGGGAVDVGILMEAFGRGLVSEPYVATVVLGAALIERCGTTEQKQASLPKVADGSLKLAFAHSERAARFDLAKVTTSANKTAQGWHLAGSKIAVLDGHAADEIIVSALMHDHHGPSGRIGLFVVPATESGLAISDYARLGGGRACNIELCDVHLPADALLGDGSDTLPAIDWAVDRTMAALGAEAVGIMQTLLDTTLEYTKIRKQFGRPLSANQVIRHRLADMAMQVDESRSMALRAALKADSPPVERARAASGAKAKIGRCARFVGEQSIQLHGGMGVTEELEVGAYFKRLVAFDTLFGGSAHHYARHAELGRPNVPA; this is translated from the coding sequence ATGGACCTCAATCTCAGTGATGAGCAAAAGTTGCTGCGCGAGAGCGCGGAACGCTTCGTGGCCGGAAGCTACGACGCCGCTCACCGCCGCAAGATGGCGAACGATCCGCTCGGCTTCAGCCCCGCCGTCTGGAAGCAGTTCGCCGAACTCGGCTGGCTGGCGCTGCCGCTTCCCGAGGAATTCGGCGGGCTCGGCGGCGGCGCGGTCGATGTCGGCATTCTCATGGAAGCCTTCGGGCGCGGGCTGGTGTCGGAGCCCTATGTCGCAACCGTGGTGCTGGGCGCCGCGCTGATCGAGCGATGCGGCACGACCGAGCAAAAGCAGGCGAGCCTCCCCAAGGTGGCGGACGGATCGCTGAAGCTTGCGTTTGCGCATTCCGAGCGCGCGGCACGGTTCGATCTTGCCAAGGTCACAACCAGCGCCAACAAGACGGCGCAGGGCTGGCACCTCGCGGGGAGCAAGATCGCTGTGCTCGATGGGCATGCTGCCGATGAGATCATCGTCTCCGCATTGATGCATGACCATCACGGCCCTTCGGGGCGGATCGGCCTGTTCGTGGTGCCGGCCACGGAGTCCGGACTTGCGATCTCCGACTACGCCCGCCTCGGCGGCGGGCGCGCCTGCAACATCGAGCTGTGCGACGTGCATCTGCCCGCAGACGCCCTGCTCGGCGACGGCAGCGATACCCTGCCCGCGATCGACTGGGCCGTCGATCGTACCATGGCCGCGCTGGGCGCCGAGGCCGTCGGCATCATGCAGACGCTACTCGACACGACGCTGGAGTACACCAAGATCCGCAAGCAGTTCGGTCGGCCGCTCTCCGCCAACCAGGTGATCCGCCATCGCCTCGCCGACATGGCGATGCAGGTCGACGAATCCCGCTCGATGGCGCTGCGCGCCGCGCTCAAGGCCGACAGCCCGCCCGTCGAGCGCGCGCGGGCCGCCTCGGGCGCGAAGGCGAAGATCGGCAGATGCGCGCGCTTCGTCGGCGAGCAGTCGATCCAGCTCCATGGCGGCATGGGCGTCACTGAGGAGCTCGAGGTCGGCGCCTATTTCAAGCGGCTGGTCGCTTTCGACACGTTGTTCGGTGGCAGCGCGCATCATTACGCCCGCCATGCCGAGCTTGGCCGTCCCAACGTGCCCGCCTGA
- a CDS encoding enoyl-CoA hydratase: MSSFETILVERPEPAIVRVVMNRPEARNAQNLQMTYDLNAAFDAAVQDDTVKVIILAGTGPHFSSGHDLRPGGKNAAGTDFPPIGNWGGFAEPNAHGRFAREQEIYLQITRRWRNLAKPTIAEVHGKCIAGGLMLAWACDLIVASDDAQFCDPVVTMGVCGVEWFVHPWELGPRKAKEFLFTADSWSAQEAQQLGMVNQVVPRAELSSRVLELARRIATKPSFALKLTKEAVNRSVDVMGQPAAIDQAFALHQLCHAHNLQEFGMIVDPSGLHPSVRKPSTAAE, encoded by the coding sequence ATGTCCTCGTTCGAGACCATCCTCGTGGAACGGCCGGAGCCGGCCATCGTCCGGGTCGTGATGAACCGGCCCGAGGCGCGCAACGCACAGAACCTGCAAATGACCTACGACCTCAACGCCGCCTTCGACGCGGCGGTGCAGGACGATACGGTCAAGGTCATCATCCTCGCCGGCACGGGCCCGCATTTTTCCTCCGGCCATGACCTGCGTCCGGGCGGCAAGAACGCCGCGGGAACGGATTTTCCGCCGATCGGAAATTGGGGTGGCTTTGCCGAGCCCAATGCCCACGGCCGCTTTGCGCGCGAGCAGGAAATCTATCTCCAGATCACGCGGCGCTGGCGCAACCTCGCCAAGCCGACCATTGCCGAGGTGCACGGCAAGTGCATCGCCGGCGGCCTGATGCTCGCCTGGGCCTGCGACCTCATCGTCGCCAGCGACGATGCACAGTTCTGCGACCCCGTCGTCACCATGGGCGTCTGCGGCGTCGAGTGGTTCGTGCATCCCTGGGAGCTCGGGCCGCGCAAGGCCAAGGAATTCCTGTTCACCGCCGACAGCTGGAGCGCGCAGGAGGCGCAGCAGCTCGGCATGGTCAACCAGGTGGTGCCGCGCGCCGAGCTGTCGTCGCGCGTGCTGGAGCTGGCACGCCGGATCGCGACGAAGCCGTCCTTTGCGCTGAAGCTGACCAAGGAGGCCGTCAACCGCTCGGTCGACGTCATGGGCCAGCCCGCCGCGATCGACCAGGCCTTTGCGCTGCATCAGCTCTGCCACGCGCATAATCTCCAGGAGTTCGGCATGATCGTCGATCCCTCGGGCCTGCATCCCTCCGTGCGCAAGCCGTCGACGGCCGCGGAGTAG